DNA from Lentilitoribacter sp. Alg239-R112:
CTCGGTTTTATTGCGTGAGAAATCAATAATACCGCAAATCACCCAAAACAAAATTACAAGAGGAAATGCCAGAAACAAAGCAATTGCTATTGCGGTCACAGCGATGCGTTTAATTAGCTTTTTGGTTTTTCTATCCATATTCACACATCCCTATTCGAGTGTAATGTTGATCTTCAAATTCATGTTATAATCCTGCTATCAAGCTTACAATCCAATTGCAATGGATTGCTTGCCGCACCGCCATACACATAAGATATGACAGGGCAAATTTATCTTTATTTAACAATGACGTGGCATGATTTTAATTAGTTTCAATTGATGGTTTAACTTCATGCCAAAACGCAACCTAGAGATAGAACGCATAATCAGGGAACATAAAATCCTCTCTGAAGCTATAGAACACTCTCCGATGCCTTTTTCTATTTTTGATGAAAATGACAAGCTCATATTTTGGAGCAAAAACTATGAAGAGATGCATCCAAACGCATTTAAGGAAAATGCACCACAAACCGAATTGACCCTTGCAGATATTCTTCGCGCATCGGCGGACCCCGATTTTACCGAGGATGAGCTGGAAAACCACATCACTAAGCACGTCAAACTTCAACGATCAGACAAAATGGTGAACGAAGTTCGTAATTCCTCTGCGGGCTGGCGCAGGGTCACAAAATACCAGACGCCAAGTCAAGCGGTATGCGGCATTGCAATTGATATTGAAGACTTAAAAGATCGAGAAATACAACTGGAAGAAGCTAGAACTGAGGCAGAGGAATCGCTTACCCAATTAAACATCGAGAAAAAGCGGATTGAAACCATAGCAACAACGGGCTGCGATTGGTTTTGGGAGATGAATGCTGACCTCGAATTTTCCTATATGTCACCGCAAATTGAATATTTTACCGGGATTAAAGCCAAGGATTGGGTCGGGCGCAAAAGAGAAAAGACCGAACTGGCCGTCAGCAAAGGCGTCAACTTTGATGCACACCTGGAAACGCTTAAAAATCATGAACCATTTAGAGAGTTTGATTACCCTTTCCAGCGTGCAGACGGCTCCGTCAGGTGGATATCCATTAGCGGTGCCCCTGACTTTGACCGTAACGGTAAATTTCTCGGATATTTAGGAACCGGTAGCGATGTAACGGTGCAAATGATTGAGAAATCTAAACTGGAAACAGTTATCTTTGCACTTCGGACGATACCTGATGGTATTTTAATTCATAATCACGATAAAATTCTATACACGAATCCCGCCGTATCAAAACTTATGGAGTTTCCAAAGAATCTTCTAAAGACGGGTAATCCCATCAAAGATCTGCTCAATTTTGAGATTGCCCGCGGTGATCATGCGGAGGGAGTTACGGCAGAATCCCTCATGGACGTTTTGAGACAATCCGTCAAGCCGGGCCAAAATAATGTTAATGCATTTCGAGTTCAAAGAACTTTAAAAAACGGCAAGGCTATTAACATAAGCGTTGCAGCTGGCAGCAACGGTATTTTTGTCGGCCTTTATACCGATGTGACATCATTGGTAAATGCGCAACAAGCCGCTGAGAGTGCTGATAGGGCTAAATCAGAATTTCTTGCCAATATGAGTCACGAAATACGAACGCCGATGAACGGCATCATGGGAATGGCAGAACTACTTGCCAAGACGGAGCTGGACGTAAAGCAGAAAACATTCTCAGATGTCATTGTAAAATCTGGCGCATCACTTTTAACAATCATCAATGATATTTTAGATTTCTCAAAACTTGATGCGCATCAAATGGAGCTTGATCCAGCCCCCTTCTCTCTCGCAGAGGCAATCGAAGATGTTGCCACACTCGCCTCGTCTTTTGCAGCAAACAAAGATATTGAACTTACGGTTCGCGTGGACCCCAAATTACCTGACGTGGCCATCGGTGATTGCGGAAGAATTCGTCAAATCATCACAAACCTGGTAGGAAACGCGATCAAATTTACCGATATAGGGTACGTATCCATTGATGTAAGCGAAACCGAGCGCAGAGATGGACCAAAAGACGGGCACATGCTGCATTGCTTAAATATCTCGGTCAAAGATACGGGAATGGGTATACCGGAAAATAAACTAAATAAGATATTCGATAAATTTAGTCAGGTTGATGAAAGCGCGACCCGTAAACACGAGGGTACAGGACTTGGTTTAGCAATTTCCACCTCATTGGTTGAACTTATGGGCGGTGAAATCAGCGTCGAAAGCGAAATTGGCAAAGGTTCGACATTCCAGTTTAAAATTGAGTTGGAAATGTATGCTGAAAACGATGATAGGCTGGCAAATTTACGTAATAAAGCTGGCTCAAAAATACTGATTGCTGATGACAGTTCCACCAATAGAGAAAACCTTATAGAACAGCTATCTGAATACCAGTTTGACTGTGCTGCCGTAGATGACGGATATGAAACAATTGCTTTCTTGGAAATGGCATCTCAAAAGAACCTCAATATTAATGCGATCATTCTGGACTATCAAATGCCAGGAATTACCGGCAGAGAACTCGTAGCAAAAATTCGTACGATGCGAGATTACACCCAGACACCAATCATTACCTTGTCTTCGATTGATCTGAATTCCCGTAACGAGGAAATAAAATATCTCGATGTACAGGCTCAGCTCATAAAACCAGCGCGAAAAACACTCCTGTTACAAACCATTCAAGATGTGCTGACCGGTAAGTTGGATAATGAGAAAAATGCTGATAATCAGAATGCACTGCTGACGTTACCACCTTTACAAACCAACTCGACACTCGCAATAAACACCCAACAAAATCAAATCGATATCTTGGTGTGCGAGGATAATGAAGTCAATCAAACCGTATTTAAGCATATCCTCGATGATAGCGGATACAGCTATGAAATTGTCGCCAATGGTCAACTCGGTGTCGATGTTTTTAAGGTTAAGAAGCCAAGGCTCATTCTTATGGATGTCTCCATGCCAGTGATGAACGGTCATGATGCCACAGTTCAAATTCGCAAGCTTGAAGAAGAGCTAGGTACACATACGCCCATCATAGCCATAACAGCCCATGCTATCAGAGGCGATGTTGATCTGTGTCTCGAAGCAGGCATGGATGATTACTTTTCAAAACCAGTCTCACCTGTCAGTCTTATGAGCAAAATTGAAAACTGGTTTGCAAAAGAACAACTACGCGCTGATAAAATGAACGCCAACTCATAGCGGTCATCATTTCCCAAATCAGTATTGCTCGTTTCAGAATTAAGAATTTTCTGCAGTTAAACCAGCATCCAGTAGTTCTTTAATCTGACCGCGACCAGTTCCCGCAACAATGCGGCCCAGTTCTCTATCACCCTTTAACACGAGTAACGTCGAACGACGTGGAATATTGTAATCGGTGGATATAGGGCTGGATGAATCTTCATCCCAATCCACACGCACAAACAATAAGTCATTGTATTTCGGGTTTTCTTTTCGAAGTGATCTAATGGTGCGCTCTTGCGATTTGCATGTTGTACACCAGTGTGTTGCGTAATCTATGAAAACAGTTTTACCATCCGCTAACGCTTGCTTGACGACACCCGGCTTATAGGCGATTACATCAAAGTTAGCCTCATCAGCAGCAACAAAGTGGCCACTTCCCACAAGCATGGTTGCAGTAGTGGCAAGCTTAATAAATTCTCTGCGTTTTATCATTTTCATCCCTTTTCAAAATTAAAGTATGACCGAAAAATCCTGGAGCCAATATGGAAGAATATCGACCGCCCATGCCTCCAAAATATAGTGAATTTTAAAGAAAATCATCAACCCGACGCACAGAAAGACCGTGCCCATGATGGGTTTTGAGCGCTCTGCAATTGATTTCATGGCATTTGTACGCTTTTGCAATGCGCTTTTTGTGCCCCAAGACAGGCCCAATATTAGGGTAGAGACACCAAAGGCAAAAAACAACATAATGAAGAAAGCCCACAAAAGACTCTCGCCTTGAGATGCAAGTGCAATCGCACCGCCCAAAGTTGGCCCAATACACGGCGACCACACGATACCAAGCAGAATACCGCCCAGTAACTGACCATTAAAGCCGGAAAGATCTAACCCCAGCATTCTTTGATTAGCGGCACCTGAAACCCCTTGTGTGGCAATTTCAAACCGCCGCGACAAAGCTGGGACCAATAGTATAAGACCGAAGATCATCATCAGAACGGCGCCAATTTGTGACAGGCGCTCTTGAGTTAGGCCAATCGAATGGCCAATGGTTGTGACAAACATTCCAAAAACCACAAAGGAAATGGTCAAGCCAATAGCAAGTGCGAGAGGTCCGCGAGAATTTGCATTAAAGGCAGACGCAATTACAATTGGTAAAACCGGTAATACACACGGATTTATGAGCGTTAATATTCCTGCAAGATATGCAAAAATCAATTCCATGAATGTTCCTTAGAGATGACCTTCCATCACGAGTTCTAAGTACGAACATATTGCATAGCAACTAAACTTATCTGAAAAACATTCACAAAACCGTGTGTGCTTCTTACGCTCTTGAATAAAAGTGAAATTCACATTTTGATTCACTTACTCCCCAGAAGCTATTGAATTTATTATGGTAACAAAATACCCCGAAGCATTTCTGCAACGGGGCATTTGAGCAAGCGCAACTAAAATAATCAGCACTCAAGTAATCTCTAATTGCTATTATTTTGGTACGAGTACAGTGTCGACAACGTGGATCACGCCATTTGATTGTTTCACATCTGCAATTGTCACTGTGCCGATACTACCACTTTCATCCATGAGTTTGACCATTTTGCCATCAAGCATTGCGGTCAATGTATCACCAGACACCGTTTCAATGGCGAGTTTACCACCTTCAGCTTCACCGATCATCTTTACAAGGTCACCCGCCAAGATTTTGCCAGAAACAACATGGGCGGTTAGTACTTTTGTCAACATGTCCTTATTTTCAGGCTTTAGCAACGTGTCTACTGTGCCTTCTGGCAAGGCAGCAAATGCATCATTTACTGGTGCAAATACCGTAAACGGACCTTCACTTTTTAACGTATCAACAAGACCTGCCGCCGCAACTGCTGCAACCAAGGTTGTATGGTCTTTTGAATTCATCGCGTTATCAACGATATCCATATCCATCATCATTTTGGCGCCGCCAACCATTGGATTTGCATGACCGCCGGCCAATACAGCCGTTGAAGATGCAATTGCGAAAACGCCTGCTGTTAGTGCGATACGAAGTGATTTAATCATTTGATTTTCTCCTATTTGCCGTCCCGATCATTCGGGAGTTATCTAAACAAACGAGAGGACGTTCAAATAAGTTTCAGGATAAAACTAAATAATTCACTTCTAACTTTCTTATGCTTTGAGCAACGGACCC
Protein-coding regions in this window:
- a CDS encoding response regulator, coding for MPKRNLEIERIIREHKILSEAIEHSPMPFSIFDENDKLIFWSKNYEEMHPNAFKENAPQTELTLADILRASADPDFTEDELENHITKHVKLQRSDKMVNEVRNSSAGWRRVTKYQTPSQAVCGIAIDIEDLKDREIQLEEARTEAEESLTQLNIEKKRIETIATTGCDWFWEMNADLEFSYMSPQIEYFTGIKAKDWVGRKREKTELAVSKGVNFDAHLETLKNHEPFREFDYPFQRADGSVRWISISGAPDFDRNGKFLGYLGTGSDVTVQMIEKSKLETVIFALRTIPDGILIHNHDKILYTNPAVSKLMEFPKNLLKTGNPIKDLLNFEIARGDHAEGVTAESLMDVLRQSVKPGQNNVNAFRVQRTLKNGKAINISVAAGSNGIFVGLYTDVTSLVNAQQAAESADRAKSEFLANMSHEIRTPMNGIMGMAELLAKTELDVKQKTFSDVIVKSGASLLTIINDILDFSKLDAHQMELDPAPFSLAEAIEDVATLASSFAANKDIELTVRVDPKLPDVAIGDCGRIRQIITNLVGNAIKFTDIGYVSIDVSETERRDGPKDGHMLHCLNISVKDTGMGIPENKLNKIFDKFSQVDESATRKHEGTGLGLAISTSLVELMGGEISVESEIGKGSTFQFKIELEMYAENDDRLANLRNKAGSKILIADDSSTNRENLIEQLSEYQFDCAAVDDGYETIAFLEMASQKNLNINAIILDYQMPGITGRELVAKIRTMRDYTQTPIITLSSIDLNSRNEEIKYLDVQAQLIKPARKTLLLQTIQDVLTGKLDNEKNADNQNALLTLPPLQTNSTLAINTQQNQIDILVCEDNEVNQTVFKHILDDSGYSYEIVANGQLGVDVFKVKKPRLILMDVSMPVMNGHDATVQIRKLEEELGTHTPIIAITAHAIRGDVDLCLEAGMDDYFSKPVSPVSLMSKIENWFAKEQLRADKMNANS
- a CDS encoding thioredoxin family protein: MIKRREFIKLATTATMLVGSGHFVAADEANFDVIAYKPGVVKQALADGKTVFIDYATHWCTTCKSQERTIRSLRKENPKYNDLLFVRVDWDEDSSSPISTDYNIPRRSTLLVLKGDRELGRIVAGTGRGQIKELLDAGLTAENS
- a CDS encoding cytochrome c biogenesis CcdA family protein, encoding MELIFAYLAGILTLINPCVLPVLPIVIASAFNANSRGPLALAIGLTISFVVFGMFVTTIGHSIGLTQERLSQIGAVLMMIFGLILLVPALSRRFEIATQGVSGAANQRMLGLDLSGFNGQLLGGILLGIVWSPCIGPTLGGAIALASQGESLLWAFFIMLFFAFGVSTLILGLSWGTKSALQKRTNAMKSIAERSKPIMGTVFLCVGLMIFFKIHYILEAWAVDILPYWLQDFSVIL
- a CDS encoding fasciclin domain-containing protein; its protein translation is MIKSLRIALTAGVFAIASSTAVLAGGHANPMVGGAKMMMDMDIVDNAMNSKDHTTLVAAVAAAGLVDTLKSEGPFTVFAPVNDAFAALPEGTVDTLLKPENKDMLTKVLTAHVVSGKILAGDLVKMIGEAEGGKLAIETVSGDTLTAMLDGKMVKLMDESGSIGTVTIADVKQSNGVIHVVDTVLVPK